A single region of the Cynocephalus volans isolate mCynVol1 chromosome 12, mCynVol1.pri, whole genome shotgun sequence genome encodes:
- the LOC134391806 gene encoding olfactory receptor 5M10-like: MTSPNHSMVMKFTLSGLTEDPVLQKVLFGVFLAIYLITLAGNLCMTVLIRANSHLQTPMYFFLGHLSFVDICYSSNVTPNMLNNFLSDQKSISYAGCFTQCLLFIALVITEIYLLASMALDRYVAICSPLHYSSRMSRSMCVSLVTVPYVFGFFNGLSQSLLTFHLSFCGFLDINHFYCADPPLIMLACSDTYVKKMAMFAVAGFTFSSSLFIILLSYLFIFATIMRIRSAEGRCKAFSTCGSHLTTGTVFYGTLLCMYLRPPSEKSVESKVIAVFYTFLSPMLNPLIYSLRNKDVISALEQMIRGNLFYKIACQTSAHLLSPSV, from the coding sequence ATGACCTCCCCAAACCACTCTATGGTGATGAAATTCACTCTCTCTGGACTCACAGAGGACCCAGTGCTACAGAAGGTTCTCTTTGGGGTGTTTCTGGCCATCTACCTAATCACACTGGCAGGGAATCTGTGCATGACCGTGCTGATCAGGGCCAATTCCCACCTGCAGACacccatgtatttcttccttggCCACCTCTCCTTTGTAGACATTTGCTACTCCTCCAATGTTACTCCAAATATGCTGAACAATTTCCTGTCAGACCAGAAGAGCATCTCCTATGCTGGATGCTTCACACAGTGTCTTCTCTTCATTGCCCTGGTGATCACTGAGATTTATCTCCTGGCTTCAATGGCACTGGATCGCTATGTAGCCATCTGCAGCCCTTTACATTACAGTTCCAGGATGTCCAGGAGCATGTGTGTCTCTCTAGTCACTGTCCCCTACGTGTTCGGCTTCTTTAATGGACTCTCTCAGTCACTGCTGACGTTCCACTTATCCTTCTGCGGCTTCCTTGACATCAACCATTTCTACTGCGCTGATCCTCCACTTATAATGCTGGCCTGCTCTGACACCTATGTCAAAAAGATGGCAATGTTCGCAGTTGCTGGCTTTACTTTCTCGAGCTCTCTGTTCATCATTCTTTTGTCCTACCTTTTCATTTTTGCAACTATCATGAGGATTCGTTCTGCTGAAGGCAGGTGCAAAGCCTTTTCTACGTGTGGTTCCCACCTGACAACAGGCACCGTATTTTATGGAACCCTCCTCTGCATGTACTTAAGGCCTCCCTCTGAGAAATCTGTAGAGTCCAAAGTAATTGCAGTTTTTTATACCTTTTTGAGCCCAATGCTCAACCCGTTGATCTATAGCCTAAGGAATAAAGACGTGATCAGTGCCTTGGAACAAATGATTAggggaaatttattttataaaattgcatGTCAGACATCTGCTCATTTGTTATCACCAAGTGTCTGA